GAGCCCTTCGGGAGTGCGATCACGTTGACGTCGGTCTGCGGGCCGCGGTCCCCGGTGAGCAGCGGCGAGCCGCTGGTGTTCGCGTGCTGCGCGTCGAGCGCCGAGACGCGGACTTGCAGCGCGACCAGATCTTTCACCAGCGCGCCCAGCTTGTTCTTCATGTTGCCCGCCGCGCCGCCGGGCGGCGGGGTCGACCCGAGCGGCGGCGCGCCGGGCGGCTGCGGGTAGGTGCCGTTCGGACGCGGCGACCCGGCCGGGGCCGGCGTCGCGCCGCGGTCGACCCCGTAGACGCTGGAGCGCCCGCCGAACTGCGCGAGCAGCGAGTTCGCCTTCTGCGCGGCGGCGTCGACGTTGGCAACGGTGTCGCGCAGCTGCGCTTGGGTCTGTGGGTTGCCGCTCACGTTGTGCAGGTCGTTTGCGATCGAGGCGAACGTGGTGGCGGTCTGCGCGATGCCTTGCGTCGTCTCCAAGAGGTTCGCCTTGAGCCGCGGATCGGAGGCCAAGTCGGCGACGTGGTCGGCGGTGCGGTTGAGGTCGCGCGCGGAGTTGTCGAGCGAGGCGACGATCGCGTCGAAGTGGCCGGAGTTGCGGCGCACCGAGTTGTCGAGCGAGGCGGTGAGGTCGTTGATGTTCGCGCTGCTCTGCTCGACCGCCAGCTGCAGCGTCGAGGAGATCGAGTCGATCCGCGCGGAGAGCCGCGTGAACGAGCCTTTCGTCGTCGCGCTGATGTCGTTCATGTTGTTCAGCGCGGACTGCAGCGTGTTGAGCAGCTTCGGCTCGCGGTCGGCGAGCTGCCCGAGCATCGCGTCGACGCGCCGGATCTCGCCTTGGCCCTGCTCCAGGAGGTCCTGGACCGTCGCGGGGTTCGTCCCCTGCGGCTGCTGGTCGAGCGGCTGCACCTCGTGCGGCAGCACGGCGACCGCGGCCGGCGCGTTGGTCGGCGCGGCGACCCCGAACGGTTTGGGCTTGGTCAGAACTTGCGGCACGATCTCGACCGTCGAGTCGCCGGTGAGCGGCGCCTGGATCAAGAAGCGGGCGTTGCGCGGGACGTCGACGTTGTTGTTGATCGCCATGATGACGTCGACGGTGAAGTCCTCAGGGAGCAGCACGGTCTGGTCGACGGTTCCGACCACGACCCCGCTCTCGTAGACCAGCGCGCCTTTGTGCAGGCCGGCCGCCGATTTGAAGTGCACGCCGATCTTGTAGCGCCCTTGCGTCCCGTAGTTCTCCAGCACGACGAACACGGCGAACAGTCCCAGCAGGGCCAGGACGGTGAAGATTCCGACGAGTGCTTGTCTGCTCATTCCAAATCAGATCGGGATCGGCCCGACTTCGCTCCCCTGCAAGAACTGCTGCACGATCGGGTTCGCCGAGCGCCGAATCTCCTCTGCCGTGCCGTACGCGACGATCGCGCCTTCGAACAGCATTGCGATGTAGTCCGCCATCAGGTAGATGCTTTCCAGGTCGTGGGATACCACGACGGCGGTCCCGTTCAGCCGCTCGCGCAGCTTCACGATCGTGTCGGTCAGCACGTGCGTGATGATCGGGTCCAGCCCTGTGGTCGGTTCGTCGTAGAGCACCGCGTGGGGGTTGGTGACGACGGCGCGCGCGAAGCCGGCGCGTTTCACCATTCCGCCCGACAGCTCGGCCGGAAAGCGCTCTTCGACGTGCGCGAGCCCGACCGACTCGAGCGTCTCGCTGACGACCTTGCGAATCTCGTCTTCCGACATCTTGCTGTGCTCGCGGAGCGGCAGCGCGACGTTCTCACCGATCGTCAGCGAGTCGAACAGCGCCGAGAACTGAAACGCGAACCCGATCGAGCGCCGCAGGTCGATGAGCTCGCGCTCCTTCATCGCGGTGATCTCTTTGTCTCTGACGAACACTCTCCCGGAATCCGGCATCTTCAGCCCGTTCAAGAGCCGCAGGATCGTGGATTTGCCGGCGCCGGAAAGGCCGATGATGCAGGTGATCGCGCCTTCGACGACGTCCAGCGAGAGATTCTGCATGACGATCTTCGGTCCGTAGCGGACGCAGACGTCGTCGAGCCTTGCCCACAGTTCCATCAGCTCGACCGGAACAGCAGGTACGAGAGCGCGAAATTGAACATGAAGATCAAGATGATCGCGGTGACGACGGAACCCGTCGTCGACTTGCCGACGCCGGCCGCGCCGCCGCGCGTCTGCAGTCCCTGGTACGCGCCGATGATCGCGATGATCACCGCGAACACCACCGTCTTGAGCAATCCCTTCAGCAAGTCGGAGAACGGCAGCGCCTGGCGGGCCGACTCGACGAACGACTCCGTCGAGATGTGCGCGATGATGTTCGCCACCCACATCCCGCCCAGAATCGCGACGATGATCGCGATGACGGTCAGCAGCGGAAGCATCAAGACCAAGGCGACGAGACGCGGCACGACGAGCATCCGCGTCGGGGAGAGCCCCAGCGAGAGCAGCGCCTCGATCTGCTCGGTGACGACCATCGAGCCGAGCTCGGCTGCGATCGCCGCGCCGGTCCGGCCGGCGACGACGACGGCGGAGAGCATCGGTCCGAGCTCGCGCGCGCTGGCGACCGCGACCGCGCCGCCGACCAGGTTCCCGACGCCGTAGCTCACGGCTTGAAGGGCGCTCTCCAGCGAGACGACCATCCCGGTGAACAGGGAGGTCAATAGGACGATCGGCCACGACTGCACGCCGAGCAGGTAGGCTTGGTCGAACGTCTCGCGCCAGCGGATGCGAAACCCGACGATGTAGCGGACGGAGTCCGCGAGCAGCTGGGCGACGCCGCCGGCGTAGGCGAAGACGTTGATCGTCCCCTGCCCGACCTCGTCGAGGACCCTCATTCGGGGCGAAATTCAGCGAGCGCGTCGAGGACGCCTCGCACCGCCTCCACGCGCTTGGCCACCACGCCGCGCTCGGCCGTCAGATTGTACTGCAGCTGGTAGAGCCGTTCGAGCTCGCGGTCGACGTGCCGCAGCTGCCCCTTCGCCTCGCGCTCGTACGGCTCGAAGTAGCGCCGCACGGCGGCCAGGTACGCGCGCGCCGCGGCGTCGTCGACCGCGCCCGCCGCCAGCGCGCGCTCGATCCGCTCCTGCGCCGCCCGCATCGCCTTGGCGGTCAGATGAAACGCCCCGACCGCCGCGGCGAGCGCCGCCAGGCCGGCGCGCTCAGCCACGCGCCACGGCGTCGCGCTGGAGCTCGAAGAGCCGGCCGATCCCCCCGGCGGCAAGCTCGAGCAAGCCGTCGAGCTGCTCGCGGCTGAACGGCTTGCGCTCGGCGGTCCCCTGCACCTCGACGAACCCGCCCGCGTCGGTCATCGCCACGTTCATGTCGACCTCGGCTCGCGCGTCCTCTTCGTAGGGCAGGTCAAGGACCGGCGTACCGCCGACGATCCCGACCGAGACCGCGGCGATCTGCCCCAGCAGCGGCCACTTCTGCTGTTTCTCCGGATCGAAATGCTTGCGAAGCGCGAGCGCGAGCGCCACCCACGCGCCGGTGATCGAAGCCGTGCGCGTCCCGCCGTCCGCGCCGATGACGTCGCAGTCGACCAGCACGGTGCGCTCGCCGAGCCGGTCGAGGTCGACGACCGCCCGGAGCGCGCGCCCGATCAAGCGCTGAATCTCGTGGGTGCGCCCGCCGAGGCGC
This genomic window from Candidatus Eremiobacterota bacterium contains:
- a CDS encoding ATP-binding cassette domain-containing protein codes for the protein MELWARLDDVCVRYGPKIVMQNLSLDVVEGAITCIIGLSGAGKSTILRLLNGLKMPDSGRVFVRDKEITAMKERELIDLRRSIGFAFQFSALFDSLTIGENVALPLREHSKMSEDEIRKVVSETLESVGLAHVEERFPAELSGGMVKRAGFARAVVTNPHAVLYDEPTTGLDPIITHVLTDTIVKLRERLNGTAVVVSHDLESIYLMADYIAMLFEGAIVAYGTAEEIRRSANPIVQQFLQGSEVGPIPI
- a CDS encoding ABC transporter permease — protein: MRVLDEVGQGTINVFAYAGGVAQLLADSVRYIVGFRIRWRETFDQAYLLGVQSWPIVLLTSLFTGMVVSLESALQAVSYGVGNLVGGAVAVASARELGPMLSAVVVAGRTGAAIAAELGSMVVTEQIEALLSLGLSPTRMLVVPRLVALVLMLPLLTVIAIIVAILGGMWVANIIAHISTESFVESARQALPFSDLLKGLLKTVVFAVIIAIIGAYQGLQTRGGAAGVGKSTTGSVVTAIILIFMFNFALSYLLFRSS
- the rph gene encoding ribonuclease PH, with protein sequence MRSDGRGPDQLRPVSFQPGFLTFADGSVLILLGNTRVICAASVEDRVPPWMRGRGTGWITAEYAMLPGATPERNQREAVKGRLGGRTHEIQRLIGRALRAVVDLDRLGERTVLVDCDVIGADGGTRTASITGAWVALALALRKHFDPEKQQKWPLLGQIAAVSVGIVGGTPVLDLPYEEDARAEVDMNVAMTDAGGFVEVQGTAERKPFSREQLDGLLELAAGGIGRLFELQRDAVARG
- a CDS encoding MCE family protein, which encodes MSRQALVGIFTVLALLGLFAVFVVLENYGTQGRYKIGVHFKSAAGLHKGALVYESGVVVGTVDQTVLLPEDFTVDVIMAINNNVDVPRNARFLIQAPLTGDSTVEIVPQVLTKPKPFGVAAPTNAPAAVAVLPHEVQPLDQQPQGTNPATVQDLLEQGQGEIRRVDAMLGQLADREPKLLNTLQSALNNMNDISATTKGSFTRLSARIDSISSTLQLAVEQSSANINDLTASLDNSVRRNSGHFDAIVASLDNSARDLNRTADHVADLASDPRLKANLLETTQGIAQTATTFASIANDLHNVSGNPQTQAQLRDTVANVDAAAQKANSLLAQFGGRSSVYGVDRGATPAPAGSPRPNGTYPQPPGAPPLGSTPPPGGAAGNMKNKLGALVKDLVALQVRVSALDAQHANTSGSPLLTGDRGPQTDVNVIALPKGSTWLYAGANDIGARSSWNFSAMARMSPSFSVGGGVLYSRLGARAVYSPQLTRGLGLGFEARVYDLRHPTSDAYANLGVGNGLTLFGGERDIFHSGRRTTFGLQYQF